Genomic segment of Rickettsiella endosymbiont of Xylota segnis:
ACCAACATTTCTGCTTCTGTTATATTTGCAACTCGAACACATTTTGGAAAACTGATCGCTGGTTTTATTCTATTTTTTGCAATATCATCTAAAAACAGATCATTTTCTGACAATACAGCATCTTTTGTATGTTTAGATGTATTTGTATAAATTTTTTTAATTCTTCTTTCTAAATGATTGTTTGATTCGTTAGTAAATAATTTTGATCTGCTTTTCGCATTACTCGAGTCAATAGTGGATACAGCAAATTGAGCTGATGAAATAGATCCTAAAGAATTAGAAGTACTAGAATCTTGCGAAAATTGGCCACTATCTGAGTTCGAAAAACAGTTATTTTGACCTAAATCTTTGGTAGATAACACGCCTAGAGAAATTATGTCCTCTGTACTTATTATTTCATTGTTTATAAGTTTTATTTCAAGTTCTGTTAATTTTTCTAATTTTTTTAAGTTCTTAAGAGGAATTTTATCTCCCCCAGAAATGTCGAAAGATCTTTTAGGTTTAGCAAAAAAGTAAAAAGGAATTTTATCATTCGAATCATAATCCTCAAAAAATTCAATAATTTGATTCGGCATTACATTACGATGAAAATCCATAAAAAACTTTAGCCCCTCCCAAGAAGAATACTGAGGAAAAGGGTTTTCCTTACCAGGAATATTTTTGTCAATTTTTCTAAAAACAATCACTATGTTATTCCATTTCAAACAGTAACCATCAAGTTGCATAAAAAATTAAGCCTAAAAATTATTTAATGGAATTACAGGCTAACGATATATGCTTAAGGTTTTCTTAAGGAATAAGAATAAATCATCAACTATTTATTTTTTTGATATAAAAAATATATTACACCATCGATTAATTAAACCGCTACTGCAGCTTTAATCGCCGGATGATATCTATAATCTTTTAATGAGAAATCATCAAAGCAATAATCAAATAATGATTTCGGTTTACGCAAAATATTTAATTGTGGTGCCGCATGGGGTTGTCGTGATAATTGACAATGCACTTGTTCGAGATGATTGCTGTAGATATGACAATCGCCGCCGGTCCAAATAAATTCACCTACTTGCAAATCACATTGTTGCGCAATCATATAGGTTAATAAAGCATAAGAAGCTATATTAAAGGGTACGCCTAAAAATGCATCGGCACTGCGTTGATAAAGTTGACAAGAAAGCCGTGAATTCGCTACATAAAATTGAAATAATAAATGACAAGGCGGCAAGGCCATTTTTGCCAATTCTCCCACATTCCAAGCACTAACAATTAAGCGACGTGAATCCGGGTTAGTTTTTATTTCTTGAATAAGCTGGCTCATCTGATCAATCGTTTGAT
This window contains:
- a CDS encoding thymidylate synthase, coding for MRAYLDFLQHILNKGQAKTDRTGTGTLSTFAYQMRFDLSAGFPLVTTKKVHLKSIIYELLWFLRGDTNICYLNEHQVTIWDEWADAAGNLGPIYGKQWRSWPTVDHQTIDQMSQLIQEIKTNPDSRRLIVSAWNVGELAKMALPPCHLLFQFYVANSRLSCQLYQRSADAFLGVPFNIASYALLTYMIAQQCDLQVGEFIWTGGDCHIYSNHLEQVHCQLSRQPHAAPQLNILRKPKSLFDYCFDDFSLKDYRYHPAIKAAVAV